A DNA window from Helianthus annuus cultivar XRQ/B chromosome 15, HanXRQr2.0-SUNRISE, whole genome shotgun sequence contains the following coding sequences:
- the LOC110913787 gene encoding uncharacterized protein LOC110913787, protein MVENSSSHRRSGPRPNVGNNLPVEGIVEEASDDNEVQSNGANNPVTPGVFPINPAQSILPLGETPISWYVRSQGALNAVYTQLCAQTAPVTQSRRPGSRAHASQREESTNDGTNSYQRQHHESQHRQRQSVHDRLGSPWDAHTDESDQTYRLSANTSVFNRLHPNSNKSRPRAVYNPEAEHNYDLVYRPAEAAENSKFILEIALAPLERAKLPSNVGKFNGLTDPDDHLRVFTSAGLVGGWTLPLWCHLFIQTLTEPARIWFDNLPTGQIESWKDLRQKFLTHFSQQRRSMRDTSDVMNIWRRDDESLEDFITRYNKEVLEIGGVHEQLIRAQFKYAVRCDDMVKVLSGTEGLPKS, encoded by the coding sequence ATGGTAGAAAATTCATCTTCTCACCGACGATCCGGTCCTCGACCAAATGTCGGAAACAATTTACCAGTCGAAGGGATAGTAGAAGAGGCCTCAGACGATAATGAGGTTCAATCTAATGGAGCAAATAACCCTGTTACTCCAGGGGTATTTCCCATAAATCCCGCCCAATCAATTCTACCACTGGGGGAAACCCCGATATCATGGTATGTCCGGTCACAAGGAGCATTAAATGCAGTGTATACACAATTGTGTGCTCAAACCGCTCCCGTAACACAATCACGAAGGCCGGGATCAAGAGCTCATGCTTCCCAACGAGAAGAATCAACAAATGATGGAACGAACAGCTATCAGAGACAACACCATGAGTCACAGCATCGTCAAAGGCAATCAGTTCATGATAGGTTGGGATCTCCTTGGGATGCCCACACTGATGAATCTGACCAAACGTATCGTTTGAGTGCAAACACCAGCGTATTCAACAGGCTGCACCCAAACTCTAACAAATCCAGGCCTCGAGCGGTGTACAACCCTGAGGCAGAACATAATTACGACTTAGTTTACCGTCCTGCAGAAGCAGCGGAAAACTCGAAGTTTATACTGGAAATAGCTCTGGCTCCGTTAGAGAGGGCAAAATTACCATCTAACGTCGGCAAATTCAATGGGTTAACTGATCCCGACGATCATTTGAGGGTCTTCACCAGCGCAGGATTGGTCGGCGGGTGGACTCTTCCGCTATGGTGTCACTTGTTTATTCAAACATTAACGGAGCCAGCGCGAATCTGGTTTGATAATCTACCAACCGGGCAAATAGAGTCATGGAAAGACCTGCGCCAAAAATTCTTAACACACTTCAGCCAGCAAAGGCGCTCCATGCGGGATACATCTGATGTCATGAACATATGGCGTCGAGATGATGAGAGTTTGGAAGATTTTATAACCAGGTATAATAAGGAAGTATTGGAGATCGGTGGTGTCCACGAACAGTTAATCCGCGCTCAGTTCAAGTATGCGGTCAGATGTGATGATATGGTCAAAGTCTTGTCCGGGACAGAAGGCCTCCCCAAGAGTTAG